A window of the Emys orbicularis isolate rEmyOrb1 chromosome 1, rEmyOrb1.hap1, whole genome shotgun sequence genome harbors these coding sequences:
- the SGSM3 gene encoding small G protein signaling modulator 3 isoform X1: MPSNACFSNMNSIGVPRLRRILRGLAWLYPEIGYCQGTGMVAASLLLFLEEEDAFWMMCAIIEDLVPASYFSTTLMGVQTDQRVLRHLIVQYLPRLDKLLQEHDIELSLITLHWFLTCFASVVHIKLLLRIWDLFFYQGSLVLFQVTLGMLSMKEDELIQSENSASIFNTLSDIPSQIEDAEVLLREAMRVAGSLTDMAVETQRRKHLAYLIADQGQLLNPSAAVNNLSKIVRRRTQRRKSGITSLLFGEDDLEALKAKNIKQTELVADLREAILQVARHFQCVDPKNCSIDLTPDYTMESHQRDHENYVACSQNRRRRAKALLDFERHDDDELGFRKNDIITIISQKDEHCWVGELNGLRGWFPAKFVEVLDERSKEYSIAGDDSVTEGVTDLVRGTLCPALKSIFEHGLKKPSLLGGPCHPWLFIEEAAGREVERDFDSVYSRLVLCKTYRLDEDGKVLTPEELLYRAVQSVNMTHDAAHAQMDVKLRSLICVGLNEQVLHLWLEVLCSSLQTVEKWFHPWSFLRSPGWVQIKCELRVLSRFAFSLSQDWELPIKREEKKPLKEGVQDMLVKHHLFSWDIDG, translated from the exons ATGCCCAGCAACGCCTGCTTCTCCAACATGAACAGCATCGGGGTGCCACGACTGCGCAGGATACTCCGGGGACTAGCCTGGCTTTACCCAGAGATCGGATACTGCCAAGGCACCGGCATG GTGGCGGCTTCCCTGCTGCTCTTCTTGGAGGAGGAAGATGCCTTCTGGATGATGTGCGCCATCATCGAGGACCTGGTACCTGCCTCCTACTTCAGCACCACGCTGATGGGAGTGCAGACCGACCAGCGCGTCCTACGCCACCTCATCGTGCAGTACCTGCCACGGCTGGACAAGCTCCTGCAAGAGCATGATATTG AGCTGTCCCTGATCACCCTGCACTGGTTCCTCACGTGCTTCGCTAGTGTTGTGCATATCAAACTGCTGCTGCGCATCTGGGACCTCTTCTTCTACCAGGGTTCGCTGGTGCTCTTCCAGGtcacactgggcatgctcagtatGAAG GAAGATGAGCTAATCCAGTCGGAGAATTCTGCCTCCATCTTCAACACTCTCTCGGACATCCCGTCTCAGATCGAGGATGCGGAGGTGCTGCTGCGGGAGGCCATGCGCGTCGCTGGCTCACTGACAGACATGGCAGTGGAGACCCAGCGCCGCAAGCACCTGGCTTACCTCATCGCTGACCAAGGGCAGCTGCTCAACCCCAGCGCCGCTGTCAATAATCTATCCAAG attGTGCGGCGCAGGACCCAGCGCAGGAAATCTGGCATCACCTCGTTGCTTTTCG GTGAGGATGATTTGGAGGCACTGAAGGCCAAGAACATCAAGCAGACTGAGCTGGTGGCCGACCTTCGTGAGGCGATCCTGCAGGTGGCACGGCACTTCCAGTGCGTGGATCCAAAGAACTGCAGCATT GACCTGACTCCGGATTACACCATGGAGAGCCACCAGCGGGACCACGAAAACTACGTGGCATGTTCCCAGAACCGCCGGCGCCGAGCCAAGGCACTGCTGGACTTCGAGCGCCATGACGATGACGAGCTGGGCTTCCGCAAGAACGACATCATCACA ATCATATCCCAAAAGGACGAGCACtgttgggtgggggagctgaATGGACTGAGAG GTTGGTTTCCTGCAAAATTTGTGGAGGTCTTGGATGAACGGAGCAAAGAG TACTCCATTGCTGGCGACGACTCGGTCACAGAGGGGGTGACAGACTTGGTCCGAGGGACGCTCTGTCCAGCACTGAAGTCTATATTTGAGCATGGGTTAAAGAAgccgtccctgctgggggggccCTGCCACCCCTGGCTGTTTATCGAAGAG GCCGCTGGACGGGAGGTGGAACGAGACTTCGACTCGGTGTACTCCCGCCTCGTGCTCTGTAAGACTTACAG GCTGGATGAAGATGGAAAAGTTCTGACTCCAGAGGAGCTGCTTTACCGG GCAGTGCAGTCCGTGAACATGACGCATGACGCTGCACATGCTCAGATGGACGTGAAGCTTCGCTCCCTCATCTGCGTTGGACTCAA TGAGCAAGTCCTGCACCTGTGGCTGGAGGTGCTGTGCTCGAGCCTGCAGACAGTGGAGAAATGGTTCCATCCCTGGTCCTTCCTGCGCAGTCCTGGCTGGGTGCAGATCAAGTGTGAGCTCAG GGTCCTCTCCAGATTTGCATTCAGTCTCTCTCAGGACTGGGAACTTCCTATTAAGAGAGAG gagaagaagCCGCTGAAGGAAGGCGTGCAGGACATGCTGGTGAAGCACCATCTCTTCAGCTGGGACATAGATGGCTGA
- the SGSM3 gene encoding small G protein signaling modulator 3 isoform X2, with translation MPSNACFSNMNSIGVPRLRRILRGLAWLYPEIGYCQGTGMVAASLLLFLEEEDAFWMMCAIIEDLVPASYFSTTLMGVQTDQRVLRHLIVQYLPRLDKLLQEHDIELSLITLHWFLTCFASVVHIKLLLRIWDLFFYQGSLVLFQVTLGMLSMKEDELIQSENSASIFNTLSDIPSQIEDAEVLLREAMRVAGSLTDMAVETQRRKHLAYLIADQGQLLNPSAAVNNLSKIVRRRTQRRKSGITSLLFGEDDLEALKAKNIKQTELVADLREAILQVARHFQCVDPKNCSIDLTPDYTMESHQRDHENYVACSQNRRRRAKALLDFERHDDDELGFRKNDIITIISQKDEHCWVGELNGLRGWFPAKFVEVLDERSKESIFEHGLKKPSLLGGPCHPWLFIEEAAGREVERDFDSVYSRLVLCKTYRLDEDGKVLTPEELLYRAVQSVNMTHDAAHAQMDVKLRSLICVGLNEQVLHLWLEVLCSSLQTVEKWFHPWSFLRSPGWVQIKCELRVLSRFAFSLSQDWELPIKREEKKPLKEGVQDMLVKHHLFSWDIDG, from the exons ATGCCCAGCAACGCCTGCTTCTCCAACATGAACAGCATCGGGGTGCCACGACTGCGCAGGATACTCCGGGGACTAGCCTGGCTTTACCCAGAGATCGGATACTGCCAAGGCACCGGCATG GTGGCGGCTTCCCTGCTGCTCTTCTTGGAGGAGGAAGATGCCTTCTGGATGATGTGCGCCATCATCGAGGACCTGGTACCTGCCTCCTACTTCAGCACCACGCTGATGGGAGTGCAGACCGACCAGCGCGTCCTACGCCACCTCATCGTGCAGTACCTGCCACGGCTGGACAAGCTCCTGCAAGAGCATGATATTG AGCTGTCCCTGATCACCCTGCACTGGTTCCTCACGTGCTTCGCTAGTGTTGTGCATATCAAACTGCTGCTGCGCATCTGGGACCTCTTCTTCTACCAGGGTTCGCTGGTGCTCTTCCAGGtcacactgggcatgctcagtatGAAG GAAGATGAGCTAATCCAGTCGGAGAATTCTGCCTCCATCTTCAACACTCTCTCGGACATCCCGTCTCAGATCGAGGATGCGGAGGTGCTGCTGCGGGAGGCCATGCGCGTCGCTGGCTCACTGACAGACATGGCAGTGGAGACCCAGCGCCGCAAGCACCTGGCTTACCTCATCGCTGACCAAGGGCAGCTGCTCAACCCCAGCGCCGCTGTCAATAATCTATCCAAG attGTGCGGCGCAGGACCCAGCGCAGGAAATCTGGCATCACCTCGTTGCTTTTCG GTGAGGATGATTTGGAGGCACTGAAGGCCAAGAACATCAAGCAGACTGAGCTGGTGGCCGACCTTCGTGAGGCGATCCTGCAGGTGGCACGGCACTTCCAGTGCGTGGATCCAAAGAACTGCAGCATT GACCTGACTCCGGATTACACCATGGAGAGCCACCAGCGGGACCACGAAAACTACGTGGCATGTTCCCAGAACCGCCGGCGCCGAGCCAAGGCACTGCTGGACTTCGAGCGCCATGACGATGACGAGCTGGGCTTCCGCAAGAACGACATCATCACA ATCATATCCCAAAAGGACGAGCACtgttgggtgggggagctgaATGGACTGAGAG GTTGGTTTCCTGCAAAATTTGTGGAGGTCTTGGATGAACGGAGCAAAGAG TCTATATTTGAGCATGGGTTAAAGAAgccgtccctgctgggggggccCTGCCACCCCTGGCTGTTTATCGAAGAG GCCGCTGGACGGGAGGTGGAACGAGACTTCGACTCGGTGTACTCCCGCCTCGTGCTCTGTAAGACTTACAG GCTGGATGAAGATGGAAAAGTTCTGACTCCAGAGGAGCTGCTTTACCGG GCAGTGCAGTCCGTGAACATGACGCATGACGCTGCACATGCTCAGATGGACGTGAAGCTTCGCTCCCTCATCTGCGTTGGACTCAA TGAGCAAGTCCTGCACCTGTGGCTGGAGGTGCTGTGCTCGAGCCTGCAGACAGTGGAGAAATGGTTCCATCCCTGGTCCTTCCTGCGCAGTCCTGGCTGGGTGCAGATCAAGTGTGAGCTCAG GGTCCTCTCCAGATTTGCATTCAGTCTCTCTCAGGACTGGGAACTTCCTATTAAGAGAGAG gagaagaagCCGCTGAAGGAAGGCGTGCAGGACATGCTGGTGAAGCACCATCTCTTCAGCTGGGACATAGATGGCTGA